Part of the bacterium genome, CGTGCTCATGGCGGCCTCAGTCATCTTAGTCGGCGACACGGCCGGGGGCGGCTCTCAGGGGCTGGCACTGGACGACCTCTCCAGCAGCAAGGTCGGCACCTTCCCGAAGCTCTGGCGCACATGGCCCACGCATCGCGATGAAGCGGCAAAGGTCTACAGCGTGGCCGAGGAGAACGGCGCAAAATTCATCCGCGCGGACGACGACAAAGACCTCTCCGAACAGATATTCTTGAACTTCGACTGGAATACAGAGGAAAGGCCCATGCTCTCGTGGAGATGGCGGGCGCAAAAACTCCCCGAAGGGGGTAACGAGGCGACGACCGCCTTCAACGACAGCGCGTGTGCAGTCTATGTGGTGGTGGGCCGCTACAAGGGGATCGCCATCAAATACGTCTGGAGCACGACGCTCCCCGTAGGCAAGGTCGTAAACAAGCGCGACGGGAAACTCATGGTCAAGGTCCTGGACAGCGGGCGGGCGGGGGCGGGCAAGTGGGTGAGCCACACGGTCGACGTGGCCCGCGACTACAAGGAGCTCTTCGGCAAGGAGCTGGACAAGAACCCGTCGGGGATAGGCCTGCTCACCGACGGCAACGCCACGCACAAACCGTCGGCCTGCGACTACGCCGACTTCACGATCTCAAGAGAGGCAAGCTGACATGCGGAGCTTGGGCATAATCGTCGCAGCGCTCTTCCTGTGCTCCCTCGCATCGCCGCAGGCGCTGGCCAAAGGCAAAGCGGCCAAACCGACGGCGAAGGCAGCGGCAAAGACGGCGGCAAAGGCGGCCCCCCGCGAGATACCGCAGAGCGTTATTCAGGCCATAGCGGCCGGAGACCTCTCCTCCGCGGTGATCGCGCTGCGAGAGGAACCCCCCAGTCCCAAGAACAATTACCTGATACGCATCGCCACCAGCGTCGTGCTCTCCCAAATAGGCGACAAGCCCAACCTCTCGGAAGAGCACCAGCACCACCAGAACCTCGGCATCGCCTTCCACAACCTCTTTCTCTTCCTGAAGGCGCGAGGAATCACGAATGAGGAATACGCAGACCAGGCCTTGAAAAATTACAAAAAGGCGAGACGAGCCGGAACCGTGTTACACAAGGCCGAGTGCGACCTCCTGACCGCCGCGTTACACGCCTCCATGGGCGACCGAGAAAAAGCGAGGAAGCTGTTCGACAAGATCGACAAGTTCATGCTGCGCAGCGACTTTGAGTCAGCCGAATATCTTGCAACATATTACGCCGCCATGGGCGACGCCGGGAAGGCAAGCGAAGCGATCAGAAGCGCCTATGAGATGAACCCCAATACGACCCTCGTATGGCTCGAAGTGGGGGACGACTTCCACGATATCGAATCGGACCCGGCTTATAAGGAGATGCTCTCCTCGCTGTCAAAGGAGAGGAAGGACAAGGAACTCACTCTCAGCGTCCCGGAGAGCTCCGACCCGAGGCTCCAGATCGAAAACCGGAAACCGGCGAAATAAGCGCCCCGGTCATTCGCCGTCGTTGCCTATGGCCTCCACAGGGCACGAGTCCATGGCCTCTTTGCACTGAGCCTCTTCCTCGACCCCTTCCGGCTGTTTGCCCACGAACGCATAGCCCGCCTCTTCCTGGTGCATGAAATTCACAGGCGCGATATCGCGGCAAAGGTTGCAGTCGATGCATTGAGTATCCACATAGAAACGGCCTTCGACGTTCTCCGGAACCCTGTCTTCGCGGTTCGCCATCAGTCCACCCCCTCGTGAACAAGTTGCCGATTTCGATAACGGCGCAGCAGCGGCATGTCAAGCGCAAAGCTCCCCGCGCCTCAGCCCTTCTCGTTGAAACGGAAGGAGATGCTGTATATCCCGTCCTCGAACGTGGTCTTGAGCGCGAAACCTGCGGCCCGGAAGACCGACATCATCTGTTTGTTCTCGTGCAGCACCGACGCCACGAAACCGTCGATCCCGCTCTTCTGCGCAATCTCAATCAGGAACATGAGGAGCGAGCGGCCTATCCCGCGATTCTGCCACTCGTCCCTCACCAGGAACGCGACCTCGGCCATCTTCTCCTCTTTGGATCCGCGCATGTAGCGGCCCACGGCGAGTATTTTATCTCCGGCCACGTCCTGGATGGTGGCCACGATCGCCATGTCCTTGTCGTAGTCGATGGAGACCAGCGGCATGACGCGAGAGTGCGGCAGGCTCTTCACCGGCTGGAAAAAACGATGATAGACGCTCGTGGACGAGAGCGAATAGAAGAATTCCCTGATCGCCTCCTCGTCCGTGGCCCTGATCGGCCTGAACGATATCTGGCTTCCGTCCGCTATCACCTGGCAGCGCTCCAACTCCTCCGGATAGCGCACGCTGTCCCACGACAGCTCGATCTGGTCCTCGTAGACGTACTTGAACTCCTTCGCCTTGCGCAGGAGCTCCGCTCGGAATTTTGGGTGGGCTATATTCATGAGCTCCATGGCGCGCTCGCGTATGTTCTTTCCGTACAAATCGGCGATTCCGTACTCGGTTATCACGTAGTGCACGTCGCCGCGCGTGGTGACGACTCCGGCGCCCTCGCTCAGAAACGGCACTATCCTCGAAACCGTGCCGTCCATGGCCGTGGATTTCATCGCTATGATCGGCTTGCCGCCGATCGAGCGCTCAGCCCCCCTTATGAAGTCGAGCTGCCCCCCTATCCCGCTGTAGAACTTGTGCCCCAGCGAATCGGCGCAGACCTGCCCGGTCAGATCGACCTGGAGGGCGACGTTTATGGCCACCATCTTGGGGTGCCTGCTGATGACGTAGGGGTCGTTGACGTATTCCGACGGGTGCAGCTCTATCGCGGGATTCCTGTCCACGAACCTGTAGAGCTTCTGGGTCCCCATGACGAACGAAGCCACCGCCTTGCCGTGGTCCAGCACCTTCTTCGAGCCGTTCACCACGCCGGACTCGATGAGCTCCATCAGCTGGTCGGTGAACATCTCGGTGTGGATGCCGAGGTCCTTCTTGTCCTTGAGGAACTCCAGTATCGACTGCGGTATGGCGCCTATCCCCAGCTCTATCGTGGAGCCGTCCTCGATGAGCGATGCGACGTGCCTGCCTATCCGCATTATCGTCTCGTCTACCTCGACGGGATGATATTCCAGGAGCGGCCTCTCCGACGGCACCATATAATCGATGAAATCCACCGGGATCAGCGAGTTGCCGTGCGACCACGGCATGTTGGGGTTGACCTCGGCGACGACCAGGCTCGCGTTCTCAGTGGCGCTCTTCACGATGTCGACCGACACGCCCAGGCTCACCATGCCGTCCTCGGACGGAGGCGTCACCTGTATGAGGGCGACGTCCAGAGGTATCCGGCCGGACTCGAAGAGTCTGGGGAGCTCGGAGAGGAACACGGGCGTGTAGTCTCCCAGCCCCTGTTGCACCGCGTCGCGGACGTTTTCGCTTATGAAAAAACTGTTGAACCGATAGCTCTGGGAAAAACGCTCGCGCGCGTAGGGCGCCACGCCCATGGTCAGGAGGTGATAGATCTCGGCGTCGGAGACGTCGCTTTTCCCCTCCGTGAGCGCCTCGATGAGCGCCTGCGGGGCCGCGCACCCGGTGCCGATGAATATCTTGTTGCCGGGCCTTATGTGCGAGACCGCCTCAGCAGCCGTGACAACCTTGCCCGCGTATTTCGATTTCCAGTCCGTCGATTCCGCCATGACCTCTTCCCCTTATCGGCTCAGGATGATAAGCCGCTGATCCTTACGCGCGCGTCCACCGCCACAGCGCTCGCCCTGTCGCTGGAGACGTTGAGAGGGTTGATGTCGAGCTCCTCTATCTCGGGGAAGTCCATGGAGAGCTGCGATATGCGCCTTATGCACTCCGCCACCAGATCCATATCCACGGACTTCTCGCCGCGCACTCCCTTGAGCAGTTTGTAAGTCTTGGTGCCCACCAGCATCTCGTACGCCTCGTCGCGCGTGATGGGGGCCAGCTGGAACGACACGTCGCGCAGCACCTCCACGTAGACGCCGCCGAGCCCGAACATGAGCATCGGCCCGAACTGCGGGTCGCGCGTCATCCCCACTATTATCTCGCGGCCGCCCTTCACCATCTCCTGCACGAGCACGCCCTGCAGCCTCGCCTTCGGCTCGCGCTGGCGTATGCGCGTCATCATGAGCTCGTATGCATCCCTCACGTCCGACGGCCCCGCCAGCCCCACCTTCACCCCGCCGACGTCGGATTTGTGCACTATGTCGGGCGAGACAATCTTCATCACCACCGGGAAACCGATCGTCGCAGCCGCGGACTCCGCTTCGTTCGCGCTGCGGGAGAGGACCGACTTCGGCACGGAAAAACCGTAGGCGGCGAGGATCGCCTTGGAGTCCTGCTCTCCCACGTTGAACTGGCCCCTCTTGCGGCAGAGGTTGATGACCCTGTCGACCTTCGTGGTGTTGACCGAGAAGCGCGTGATCACGCGCGGCGGCCTCTCGCGCCACTTCGCAAAATCGGAGGTCACCAGCAGAGCCTCCACCGCGCGCTCGGGCGTGGGATAGTACGGCACCTTGCCCCTCTGCAGGATCTCGATGCCCTGGGCGACCCTGTCCGCGCCTATGAACGAGGCGAAGACCGGCTTCCCGAATTTTTTCGACACCGATACGACCTCCCGCGCGGCCTCCGTGGCGTCGGTCATGGCCTGGGGGGTGAGCAACACCACGACCGCGTCCACCCCCTCGTCCTTGAGCACCACTTCCAGCGCCCTGCCGTAGGTCTCGGCCTTCGCGTCGCCCAGTATGTCTATCGGGTTGTGGACGTTGGCCGCAGCGGGCAGGAATGAGAGGAGTTTCTCCTCGGTCTTTTTGGAAAGCTTTGCGAACGAGAGCCCTGCGTTCTCCACCGCGTCCGCCGCCATGATGCCCGGCCCGCCGGCGTTCGTGACCACGGCCACGCGCCTGCCGCCGGGCAGCGGCTGATAGGAGAAGGCCTGCGCATAGTCGAACAGCGCCTCGAGCGAAGGGGCCTGTATTATGCCGCTGCTGCGAAACGCGCACTCGTAAGCCATGCGCGCGCCCGCGAGGCTGCCGGTGTGGGACGATGCCGCAGCCGCCCCCGCCGCGGTAGTGCCGGCCTTGATGAGGATCACGGGCTTCTGCTTGGTCACCCGCTCCGCGGAGCGCATGAAATGCGGGCCGTTTATTATGTTCTCGAGGTAACCCACGATCACCTTGGTATCGCCGTCCTCACCCAGCTCCTCGATCAGCACCTCCTCGTCTATGTCGACCTTGTTCCCGATGCTGATGAGCTTTGAAAATCCTATGTGGTTGCGGAGCGACCAGTCGATGATCGCTGTGCACAGCGCCCCGGACTGGGAGATGACGGCTATGTCCCCCTCTTCCGGATGGTTGGCCGCAAACGACGCGTCCATCCTGTGCTTGGTGTTGATCAGCCCCAGGCAGTTGGGGCCCAGGACCCTCACGCCGCTCGTCATCGCCGCGTTGTAGAGCCTCTTCTCGAGGTCCGCCCCCTCGGCGCCCACCTCCTTGAATCCGGCGGATATGACGATGGCCGCGCCGATAC contains:
- a CDS encoding DUF3047 domain-containing protein; amino-acid sequence: MRISIISAFAALAVLMAASVILVGDTAGGGSQGLALDDLSSSKVGTFPKLWRTWPTHRDEAAKVYSVAEENGAKFIRADDDKDLSEQIFLNFDWNTEERPMLSWRWRAQKLPEGGNEATTAFNDSACAVYVVVGRYKGIAIKYVWSTTLPVGKVVNKRDGKLMVKVLDSGRAGAGKWVSHTVDVARDYKELFGKELDKNPSGIGLLTDGNATHKPSACDYADFTISREAS
- a CDS encoding ferredoxin, with translation MANREDRVPENVEGRFYVDTQCIDCNLCRDIAPVNFMHQEEAGYAFVGKQPEGVEEEAQCKEAMDSCPVEAIGNDGE
- a CDS encoding GNAT family N-acetyltransferase gives rise to the protein MAESTDWKSKYAGKVVTAAEAVSHIRPGNKIFIGTGCAAPQALIEALTEGKSDVSDAEIYHLLTMGVAPYARERFSQSYRFNSFFISENVRDAVQQGLGDYTPVFLSELPRLFESGRIPLDVALIQVTPPSEDGMVSLGVSVDIVKSATENASLVVAEVNPNMPWSHGNSLIPVDFIDYMVPSERPLLEYHPVEVDETIMRIGRHVASLIEDGSTIELGIGAIPQSILEFLKDKKDLGIHTEMFTDQLMELIESGVVNGSKKVLDHGKAVASFVMGTQKLYRFVDRNPAIELHPSEYVNDPYVISRHPKMVAINVALQVDLTGQVCADSLGHKFYSGIGGQLDFIRGAERSIGGKPIIAMKSTAMDGTVSRIVPFLSEGAGVVTTRGDVHYVITEYGIADLYGKNIRERAMELMNIAHPKFRAELLRKAKEFKYVYEDQIELSWDSVRYPEELERCQVIADGSQISFRPIRATDEEAIREFFYSLSSTSVYHRFFQPVKSLPHSRVMPLVSIDYDKDMAIVATIQDVAGDKILAVGRYMRGSKEEKMAEVAFLVRDEWQNRGIGRSLLMFLIEIAQKSGIDGFVASVLHENKQMMSVFRAAGFALKTTFEDGIYSISFRFNEKG
- a CDS encoding acetate--CoA ligase family protein, whose protein sequence is MLNKLFMPRSVAVVGASREEGKVGHSVVKNLVEHGFSGDIYPVNPKAPDVMGRKCYKDLREVPDGVDLAVIAVPAKLVPEIIEECGRKGIGAAIVISAGFKEVGAEGADLEKRLYNAAMTSGVRVLGPNCLGLINTKHRMDASFAANHPEEGDIAVISQSGALCTAIIDWSLRNHIGFSKLISIGNKVDIDEEVLIEELGEDGDTKVIVGYLENIINGPHFMRSAERVTKQKPVILIKAGTTAAGAAAASSHTGSLAGARMAYECAFRSSGIIQAPSLEALFDYAQAFSYQPLPGGRRVAVVTNAGGPGIMAADAVENAGLSFAKLSKKTEEKLLSFLPAAANVHNPIDILGDAKAETYGRALEVVLKDEGVDAVVVLLTPQAMTDATEAAREVVSVSKKFGKPVFASFIGADRVAQGIEILQRGKVPYYPTPERAVEALLVTSDFAKWRERPPRVITRFSVNTTKVDRVINLCRKRGQFNVGEQDSKAILAAYGFSVPKSVLSRSANEAESAAATIGFPVVMKIVSPDIVHKSDVGGVKVGLAGPSDVRDAYELMMTRIRQREPKARLQGVLVQEMVKGGREIIVGMTRDPQFGPMLMFGLGGVYVEVLRDVSFQLAPITRDEAYEMLVGTKTYKLLKGVRGEKSVDMDLVAECIRRISQLSMDFPEIEELDINPLNVSSDRASAVAVDARVRISGLSS